A genomic region of Melanotaenia boesemani isolate fMelBoe1 chromosome 21, fMelBoe1.pri, whole genome shotgun sequence contains the following coding sequences:
- the lrit1b gene encoding leucine-rich repeat, immunoglobulin-like domain and transmembrane domain-containing protein 1b: MNRHLSAAFCLAVAFLPLMRASCPSQCSCFFHKLSDGSKARSVLCNDPEITVIPPNFPIDTSKLRIEKTAITRIASNNFHYLNNLEFLWMSFNSLNALEADSFRGLYNLDELRLDGNSLTYFPWESLTDMQILRLLDLHNNKISSIPTSATMYIKNITYLDLSSNSLTTLPAETLTMWLSVKPSQDSESKLILGLHDNPWLCDCRLYDLVQFQKSPSSSVALIDTRLKCADPESLSGVFFTEAELQRCQGPRVHTAVARVRSSLGNNVLLRCGTVGVPIPELSWSRADGKKMNGTVQEEVSKEGIIWSILSVPAVSYRDSGKYVCKATNFVGTADAIISLVITDSIRSDEAVGSASKRSRGKKAGGIGRAAYQEKLIARYVPPPTSTAAQPIIEPLNGKGVTGKYEIESYSVSDDASPRRGTAAESQKPGEGAQDALSNLAANASSLQQAPERRVVRSVKVIGDTDHTVSLNWRAPTATNITEFSVLYAVFGERDMRRISVGAGKNRITIEGLVPKTKYIACVCVKGLIPKKEQCVIFSTDEAASASGTQKLINVVVITVACVIAVPLTLIVCCGALKKRVQKLLGRQTKEMQDSYVTFETLGPGGKTKGMEGEYLTRLNPDESNRLLSARSSVDSEAIARTEGPPNEYFC, from the exons ATGAATCGCCACCTCAgtgctgctttttgtttggCTGTTGCTTTTCTTCCTCTAATGAGAGCTTCATGTCCTTCACAGTGCAGCTGCTTTTTCCACAAACTAAGCGACGGATCAAAAGCAAG GAGTGTGCTTTGCAATGATCCAGAAATTACTGTTATCCCTCCAAACTTCCCCATCGATACATCAAAGCTTCGTATTGAGAAGACAGCTATTACACGCATTgccagcaacaacttccactacCTCAACAATCTGGAGTTCCTCTGGATGTCTTTTAATTCACTGAATGCACTCGAGGCCGACAGTTTCCGGGGTCTTTACAACCTGGATGAGCTAAGGCTGGACGGAAACTCACTCACATACTTTCCCTGGGAATCTCTGACCGACATGCAAATCCTAAGGCTTCTCGACTTGCACAACAACAAGATCTCCTCCATCCCTACCTCAGCCACCATGTATATAAAAAACATCACATATCTGGATTTATCCAGCAACAGTCTTACCACCCTTCCTGCTGAGACTCTAACCATGTGGCTGAGCGTAAAACCGTCTCAAGACTCAGAGTCCAAACTTATTCTGG GTCTTCATGACAACCCATGGCTGTGTGACTGCCGACTATATGATCTGGTTCAGTTTCAAAAGTCCCCCTCATCGTCTGTGGCTCTCATCGACACCAGGCTGAAGTGTGCTGATCCGGAGAGCCTTTCAGGGGTCTTCTTCACCGAGGCGGAGCTGCAGAGGTGCCAGGGCCCTCGGGTCCATACAGCTGTGGCTCGAGTTCGGAGTTCACTGGGAAACAATGTCTTGCTGCGCTGTGGCACCGTCGGGGTTCCCATTCCCGAGCTTTCTTGGAGCCGTGCTGATGGCAAGAAAATGAACGGCACAG ttCAGGAAGAGGTTTCAAAGGAAGGCATCATCTGGTCGATTCTGAGTGTGCCTGCAGTCTCCTACAGGGATTCTGGGAAATATGTATGCAAAGCTACCAACTTTGTGGGCACTGCAGACGCCATCATCTCTTTAGTGATCACAGATTCCATCCGATCAGATGAAGCAGTAGGAAGTGCTTCAAAGAGAAGCAGAGGGAAAAAGGCTGGTGGCATCGGCAGAGCTGCATACCAGGAAAAACTCATCGCCAGATATGTTCCCCCACCTACCAGCACGGCTGCACAGCCCATCATTGAACCTCTTAATGGTAAAGGTGTGACTGGGAAGTATGAAATTGAGAGCTACAGTGTCTCTGATGACGCTTCACCCAGAAGAGGCACAGCGGCAGAGTCCCAGAAGCCAGGGGAGGGGGCCCAGGATGCTTTGAGTAACTTAGCAGCCAATGCCTCTTCCTTACAGCAAGCTCCTGAGAGGAGGGTGGTGCGTTCGGTGAAGGTGATTGGAGACACTGACCACACAGTTTCCTTGAACTGGAGAGCCCCTACGGCCACAAACATCACTGAATTCAGTGTCTTGTATGCTGTGTTCGGGGAGAGGGACATGCGCCGCATCAGTGTAGGTGCTGGAAAGAACCGAATCACCATTGAGGGCCTTGTGCCAAAGACAAAGTACATTGCTTGTGTTTGCGTCAAAGGGTTAATCCCGAAAAAGGAGCAATGTGTAATCTTCTCAACAGACGAGGCCGCCAGTGCCAGTGGCACTCAGAAGCTCATTAATGTAGTGGTGATAACAGTGGCTTGCGTGATCGCTGTCCCCCTGACCCTGATTGTGTGCTGCGGGGCGCTAAAGAAACGTGTCCAAAAGCTGTTGGGGCGACAGACAAAAGAAATGCAGGACTCCTATGTCACATTTGAGACTCTCGGGCCTGGGGGCAAAACCAAAGGTATGGAGGGGGAGTATCTGACCCGGCTCAATCCTGATGAATCCAATAGGTTGCTTTCAGCGAGATCAAGCGTTGACTCAGAGGCCATAGCCAGGACTGAGGGGCCACCTAATGAGTACTTCTGCTAA
- the LOC121631966 gene encoding cadherin-related family member 1 encodes MKKDKKTHALLFLLLLHYSSGQSDYAPYFYDNGPSSTSGNMALFSISEDTPVGTQVYILNGTDPEGDPVRYGLTFEKGTTEFFRVETKSGNVTLIQELNREKQDEISVLVSITDGRNKVVETVRVFVTDANDEPPEFQNLPFIIDIPEDTAPGSSIYRVHAVDKDLGSGGSVSYFLQSSPFAKFTIDGHSGILRVKPGETLDYETTATHFVTVTAKDGGGKYKGKHQVLTSTATVTINVLDAQDMPPSFIGTPYFGYIYEVSVPGSEIYTVYAKDGDQGNPNPIHYSIINGSDGVFDINSTSGCITLSAHPSLLKNELYEIKVKASEVGPNNQLLDYDVTTVTVRVVDLNNHPPTFYGENGPQSKFEVTMYEHPPAGEILRGFKITVNDSDQGANAKFKLRLVGQNRVLRVVPQTVLNEAQVTIIVEDTSGIDYEKGPTLSFKLLAVEIDTPERFSATADIVINLLDTNDNIPVFRSEYYIARVPENSPGGSSVVSVTAHDPDSGLWGEVKYTIYGSGSDLFTINPSSGLISTQPWTSLDAEVRSKYNFYVKAEDSEGKYSLAEVFVTVLDMNDHPPEFDDRLLEKTMIIGTPVKVEAMDYDAESPNNVIEYSIMTADPDNAFDINANTGEIKLKPFIKSMEIVQNITKQKDCKWSLVVQARDRGSPSFSTTAVVNIDITEATPLKGPMAAFLMKSRDNPLKALGMVTFIITVLVGVTVMISTAMFMRNSKSNRIMPARRIIKKRPRDQQPWTFKMPVITFTNPGDKFLISDPECSPQQEPRLKPPPPIAPCLPPPPPANIRPVERPRAVPTISGTLASKGSKKAKSGRRKEGNMSSALVSELKMKLEQKIHENNQGYY; translated from the exons AtgaagaaagacaagaaaacgCATGCTTTACTGTTTCTCCTGCTGCTTCACTACAGCTCGG GGCAATCAGACTATGCTCCATATTTTTATGACAATGGTCCCAGCAGCACAAGTGGGAATATGGCCTTGTTCAGCATCTCTGAGGATACACCTGTTG GAACACAGGTGTACATCCTGAATGGCACAGATCCAGAAGGAGATCCAGTGCGATATGGTCTCACTTTTGAAAAAGGCACCACAGAATTTTTCAGGGTGGAAACAAAATCAGGAAACGTGACTCTAATTCAGGAGCTCAACAGGGAG AAACAAGATGAAATCTCAGTACTTGTGAGCATAACAGACGGCCGCAATAAA GTAGTTGAGACAGTGAGAGTGTTTGTGACAGACGCTAACGATGAGCCACCTGAATTTCAAAACCTTCCTTTCATTATTGACATACCAGAG GACACTGCTCCAGGAAGCAGCATCTACAGAGTTCATGCTGTGGATAAAGATCTGGGCTCAGGCGGTAGTGTTTCATATTTCCTACAG AGTTCCCCATTTGCCAAGTTCACCATTGATGGTCATAGCGGGATCCTCCGAGTGAAACCTGGTGAGACTTTGGACTATGAAACCACGGCGACACATTTTGTGACAGTAACTGCAAAG GATGGAGGTGGAAAATACAAGGGGAAACACCAAGTGTTGACCTCCACAGCCACTGTAACAATCAACGTTCTTGATGCCCAAGACATGCCTCCATCCTTTATAGGAACCCCATACTTTGGCTATATCTACGAAGTCTCAGTCCCT gGTTCTGAAATATACACAGTGTATGCCAAAGATGGAGATCAAGGAAATCCCAACCCTATACATTATTCTATTATTAATG GTAGTGATGGTGTTTTTGACATAAATAGCACCAGTGGATGCATCACCCTGTCAGCCCATCCATCTCTCCTGAAAAATGAACTTTATGAAATCAAAGTTAAG GCATCGGAAGTCGGGCCAAACAACCAGCTGCTGGACTATGACGTTACCACGGTGACAGTCCGGGTTGTGGATCTCAACAACCATCCTCCGACCTTTTATGGAGAAAATGGACCACAGAGCAAGTTTGAGGTCACAATGTATGAGCATCCACCTGCAGGGGAGATCCTTCGAGGCTTTAAGATCACAGTCAATGACTCGGATCAG GGAGCAAATGCTAAATTTAAATTGAGACTAGTGGGACAGAACCGAGTCCTACGAGTGGTTCCCCAGACCGTCCTGAATGAAGCCCAGGTGACCATCATTGTGGAGGACACGTCTGGCATTGACTATGAAAAGGGACCAACCCTTTCTTTTAAG CTCTTGGCAGTGGAGATAGACACTCCTGAGCGTTTTAGTGCAACGGCTGACATAGTGATCAACCTGCTGGACACGAATGACAACATCCCTGTATTCAGGTCCGAATACTACATTGCCAGAGTGCCTGAAAACTCTCCTGGAGGCTCCAGTGTTGTGTCTGTAACT GCACATGATCCAGACTCAGGGCTTTGGGGTGAAGTCAAATACACGATTTATGGATCAGGATCCGATTT GTTTACCATCAACCCATCATCAGGTCTCATCTCCACGCAGCCCTGGACCAGCCTGGATGCAGAGGTCAGGTCAAAATACAACTTTTACGTAAAGGCAGAAGACTCGGAGGGCAAATACAGCTTGGCCGAGGTCTTCGTCACTGTCCTGGACATGAATGACCACCCTCCTGAGTTTGACGACAGACTTCTGGAGAAGACCATGATTATTGGGACACCTGTCAAAGTTGAG GCAATGGACTATGATGCAGAGTCTCCAAACAACGTCATCGAGTACTCCATCATGACCGCTGATCCTGACAATGCTTTTGATATCAACGCAAACACCGGGGAGATCAAGTTAAAACCCTTCATTAAGTCTATGGAGATTGTGCAGAATATCACCAAACAGAAGGACTGCAAGTGGTCTCTAGTGGTCCAGGCCAGGGACCGAGGTTCTCCATCCTTCAGCACAACAGCTGTGGTCAACATCGATATCACAGAGGCG ACTCCTCTCAAGGGGCCTATGGCtgcttttttaatgaaaagtagGGACAATCCTTTAAAAGCTCTAGGCATGGTCACTTTTATCATTACTGTGTTGGTAGGAGTGACAGTCATGATCTCTACAGCTATGTTCATGCGCAACTCCAAGTCCAACAGAATCATGCCAGCACGCCGCATCATAAAGAAGCGGCCCAGGGACCAGCAGCCCTGGACCTTCAAGATGCCTGTTATTACGTTCACCAATCCTGGGGATAAGTTTCTCATCAGTGACCCAGAGTGCAGCCCCCAGCAGGAACCTCGACTAAAGCCTCCGCCTCCTATTGCTCcatgtctgcctcctcctcctccagctaaCATACGGCCTGTTGAAAGGCCCCGGGCAGTCCCAACAATATCTGGTACGTTGGCTTCCAAAGGTTCCAAGAAAGCTAAGTCTGGCCGCCGCAAAGAGGGAAACATGAGCTCTGCTTTAGTGTCTGAGCTGAAAATGAAGTTGGAGCAGAAAATCCATGAGAACAACCAAGGTTATTATTAA
- the LOC121632792 gene encoding leucine-rich repeat, immunoglobulin-like domain and transmembrane domain-containing protein 2 has product METSMGQIPEDIPDDFTRIRIENCHLTELPRGSFSKVSALEFLWLNFNQITLMSIKSLEGLANLTELRLQGNKLTSVPWTTFQDTPKLKILDLKHNRLDVLPEHALRHLPALTYLDLSFNQLSIISKDVFINWPLYQTAEKAWGKEGVVSNVVLALHDNPWLCDCRLKGFVEFIRGVSPPIILMNSYLMCSGPTSKANKFFHEIQLKTCMKPVVSGPETNITLPLGANATLSCIVKARPAPTIQWMYSLKIIRGFAATQTQKDEETVTSQLVIPSIHIADRGLYTCLANNFIGNSSVSITLSINTPNSSIPPPPPVPMLSSDDNAHINIRIAKQTVYGITLEWYTITENPAETWFTIHFGKYDSPKKEMIYIGPGINSYSVSDLLPVTKYEVCVTLKNHPPREGQCIVFVTGNDISELEQRERLIHIIVIVCAMVLAVPAGMYACTTEARFSCVDRCVDLWRKRRMHGDNLQGTERQGSFDSLQAASDEALCRDSEEKPKKRRKSEDRCKGGSAAQLY; this is encoded by the exons ATGGAAACCTCCATGGGACAAATCCCAGAGGACATTCCTGATGATTTCACCAGAATTCGAATTGAAAACTGTCACCTGACTGAATTACCTCGAGGTTCTTTCTCTAAAGTTAGTGCCTTGGAGTTTCTCTGGCTGAATTTCAATCAGATCACCCTGATGAGCATCAAAAGCCTGGAAGGGCTCGCCAACCTGACTGAGCTCAGGCTGCAAGGTAACAAGCTGACCTCAGTACCATGGACAACATTTCAGGACACACCCAAACTCAAGATTTTGGATCTGAAGCACAATCGACTGGATGTACTGCCTGAACATGCATTGCGACATTTACCTGCACTGACCTACTTAGATTTATCCTTCAATCAGCTTAGCATAATATCAAAAGACGTGTTTATTAATTGGCCTCTTTACCAAACTGCAGAGAAAGCATGGGGGAAAGAAGGGGTGGTGTCGAATGTGGTTTTGGCTCTGCATGACAACCCCTGGTTGTGTGACTGCCGTCTCAAAGGCTTTGTTGAATTCATCAGGGGGGTCAGCCCTCCCATCATTTTGATGAATTCTTACTTGATGTGCTCTGGTCCAACCTCCAAAGCTAACAAGTTTTTCCATGAGATCCagttaaaaacatgcatgaagCCGGTGGTCTCTGGCCCAGAGACCAACATAACTCTACCTCTTGGTGCAAATGCAACATTGAGCTGCATAGTCAAGGCCAGACCAGCCCCAACTATTCAATGGATGTACAGTCTGAAGATCATAAGAGGATTTGCtg cTACACAGACTCAGAAAGATGAGGAGACAGTCACTTCTCAGCTGGTGATTCCTTCCATTCACATAGCAGACCGAGGGCTCTACACTTGCCTGGCCAACAATTTTATTGGAAACTCCTCAGTCAGTATTACACTCAGCATCAACACCCCAAACTCATctattcctcctcctccacctgtgCCCATGCTGTCATCTGATGACAATGCCCACATTAATATCCGCATCGCCAAACAGACAGTTTATGGCATCACCTTGGAATGGTATACAATAACAGAAAATCCTGCAGAAACATGGTTCACCATCCATTTTGGTAAATATGATTCACCCAAAAAGGAGATGATCTACATCGGCCCTGGCATCAACAGCTACTCCGTCAGCGATCTGCTTCCAGTCACAAAATATGAAGTGTGTGTCACCCTGAAGAACCATCCACCCAGAGAAGGCCAGTGTATTGTGTTTGTGACAGGAAATGATATTAGTGAGCTGGAGCAAAGAGAAAGGCTGATCCACATTATAGTCATTGTGTGTGCAATGGTGCTGGCTGTGCCAGCCGGCATGTATGCATGCACCACAGAGGCCAGGTTCAGCTGTGTGGATCGCTGCGTGGATCTGTGGAGGAAGCGGAGGATGCATGGAGACAACCTGCAGGGGACAGAGAGGCAGGGCAGCTTCGATAGCCTGCAGGCAGCCAGCGATGAAGCACTGTGCAGGGACTCAGAggaaaagccaaaaaaaaggCGGAAGTCTGAAGATAGGTGCAAAGGAGGAAGTGCAGCTCAACTGTactaa